In Gadus chalcogrammus isolate NIFS_2021 chromosome 13, NIFS_Gcha_1.0, whole genome shotgun sequence, a single genomic region encodes these proteins:
- the LOC130402498 gene encoding ubiquitin-like modifier-activating enzyme 1, translated as MSEHEEIDEGFYSRQLYVLGREAMQRMGEANILIAGMRGLGVEVAHNVILSGVKSVTVQDEGQVLWEHLSSQFFLREADLGQNRAECSLPRLASLNPRVQVSAHTGPLHEDMLMQYQVVVLTDSTLEEQKRLGNHCHSHGIRFIVVDTRGLCGQLFCDFGEEFTVLDRDGETPMTAMINYITKGNPGLVSCLDEENHGFQDGHKVSFSEVRGMAELNTMGPQEIKVISGHSFSIGDTSGFTETGHGGVATEVKQPSTIQFKPLEEALMDPELLVMTDYGKRARHQTLHLAFQGLHMFVQKEHRLPKPTSQADATVLLDMVRGLNVSAQLETLDEDVVLLLARTARGDLAPLNAFMGGVAAQEVLKACSGKFKPLIQWLYFDALECLPKDVDNKEEQLSDNTFSPDGSRYDGQIAVFGSKFQERLGKLNYFLVGAGAIGCELLKNFALMGLGAGEGGHITVTDMDSIERSNLNRQFLFRSQDIGKMKSSVAAEAVREMNPSVNITAHQNRLDPESERVYDRSFFRGLDGVVAALDNVEARVHLDKLCVLHQRPMLEGGTLGTKGHTLVVVPHLTESYGQPKADTEGAIPLCTLKNFPHRIEHTLQWARDQFEGWFKHVPENVNLFLRDPPGFVERTLGRGEAEALEVLGGVFGALRDGGAQGHRPTRWEDCVHWARCRWESLFSNELRQLLHCFPADQVTTRRAPDEAEESDGSHSCRWFNATQG; from the exons ATGTCTGAGCATGAAGAAATTGACGAAGGATTTTATTCCCGGCAACT GTATGTGTTAGGTCGTGAGGCAATGCAGCGGATGGGTGAGGCTAACATCCTGATAGCTGGCATGCGCGGCCTGGGTGTGGAGGTAGCGCACAACGTCATCCTCTCCGGGGTGAAGTCCGTCACGGTGCAGGACGAGGGCCAGGTTCTGTGGGAGCACTTGAGTTCCCAG TTTTTCCTGCGCGAGGCTGACCTCGGCCAGAACCGGGCTGAGTGTTCCCTCCCCCGGCTGGCCAGTCTGAACCCCCGCGTCCAGGTGTCTGCCCACACCGGCCCACTGCATGAAGACATGCTCATGCAGTACCAG GTGGTGGTCCTCACTGACTCCACGCTGGAGGAGCAGAAGCGTCTGGGGAACCACTGCCACTCCCATGGGATCCGGTTCATAGTGGTCGACACCCGGGGACTCTGTGG TCAGTTGTTCTGTGACTTTGGCGAGGAGTTCACCGTGCTGGACCGGGACGGGGAGACGCCAATGACTGCGATGATCAATTACATCACTAAG GGTAATCCTGGCCTGGTGAGCTGTTTGGACGAAGAGAACCACGGTTTTCAAGATGGCCACAAAGTTTCCTTCTCTGAGGTTCGGGGCATGGCAGAGCTCAACACCATGGGTCCTCAGGAGATCAAAGTCATCA GTGGTCATTCGTTCTCCATCGGTGACACCTCTGGCTTTACTGAGACCGGCCATGGTGGAGTAGCGACCGAAGTCAAACAGCCCTCGACAATTCAATTT AAACCATTGGAAGAGGCGTTAATGGACCCTGAGTTGCTGGTCATGACTGATTATGGGAAGAGGGCAAGGCACCAGACCCTGCATCTGGCCTTCCAGGGCCTCCATATGTTTGTCCAGAAGGAGCACCGACTTCCCAAGCCCACGTCTCAG GCCGACGCTACTGTGCTGCTGGACATGGTGAGGGGGCTGAACGTGTCGGCCCAGCTGGAGACACTGGACGAAGACGTGGTTCTGCTCCTGGCCCGCACAGCTCGGGGGGATCTGGCCCCGCTCAACGCCTTCATGGGAGGGGTCGCTGCCCAGGAAGTGCTGAAA GCCTGCAGTGGGAAGTTTAAACCTCTTATACAGTGGCTGTACTTTGATGCACTGGAGTGTCTTCCCAAAGACGTCGACAACAAAGAGGAGCAATTGAGTGACAACACCTTTTCACCT GACGGCTCTAGGTACGACGGCCAAATCGCTGTGTTTGGCTCTAAATTCCAGGAGAGACTCGGGAAGCTCAATTATTTCCTG GTGGGAGCTGGTGCTATTGGCTGTGAGCTGCTGAAGAACTTTGCCCTCATGGGCCTGggtgctggggaggggggacacaTCACTGTCACAGACATGGACTCCATCGAGCGCTCCAACCTGAACCGACAGTTCCTGTTCCGGTCCCAAGACATCGGA aaAATGAAGTCGTCTGTGGCGGCGGAAGCGGTGCGAGAGATGAACCCCAGTGTGAACATCACAGCCCACCAGAACCGGCTGGATCCGGAGAGCGAGCGCGTCTACGATAGGTCCTTCTTCAGGGGTCTGGATGGCGTGGTCGCAGCCCTGGACAACGTGGAGGCCA gGGTCCATCTGGACAAACTCTGTGTGCTGCACCAGAGGCCCATGCTGGAGGGCGGGACCCTAGGGAccaagggccacactctagtgGTGGTCCCACATCTGACCGAGTCCTACGGACAGCCCAAGGCCGATACCGAGGGGGCCATCCCACTGTGTACGCTGAAGAACTTCCCTCACCGTATCGAACACACTCTGCAG TGGGCCAGAGACCAGTTTGAGGGGTGGTTCAAACACGTCCCGGAAAATGTCAATCTCTTTCTGAG GGACCCGCCGGGCTTCGTAGAGCGGACACTGGGCCGTGGCGAGGCCGAGGCGCTGGAGGTCCTggggggggtctttggagcCCTCAGGGACGGAGGAGCCCAGGGTCACCGGCCCACCCGCTGGGAGGACTGCGTGCACTGGGCGCGCTGTCGGTGGGAGAGCCTGTTCAGCAATGAGCTCCGACAGCTCCTGCACTGTTTCCCTGCTGATCAGGTAACGACACGCAGAGCGCCAGACGAGGCCGAGGAGAGTGACGGTTCTCACAGCTGTCGTTGGTTTAATGCGACACAAGGATAG